The Desulfatibacillum aliphaticivorans DSM 15576 DNA segment TAGTTTTTCCTCATTATTATTATCGTCATTCCAAATTTTTTACTTAAGTCATTTTTTAGATTAACCATTGTTTTTTTTGATTATTTTAGCAAATTAACTAGCCCTGTGTTTATGAAACCTGTCCTGTTGCTTTACTCTTCACTTGTTGAGTGGGCCCGGACGCACTCCGGGCCCTGAGGTGAAAGTGAGAGTAAAAGGAAATGTAGTTATTGTTTTTTGGGACCCGGAGATCCGGGTCCCATTAGGTGACTTTAATCCTATCCGATGAGGCTGAGTATGTTCTGGGGGGCCGAGTTCGCCTGGGCGAGCATGGCGGTGCCGGACTGCATCAGGATCTGGTTTTTGGTGAAGGTGGTCATTTCCATGGCCATATCCACATCCTGGATGACGGACATTGCTGCGGTGTTGTTCTCGATGGCGATGTTCAGGTTGGCGTAGGTATAGTCCAACCTGTTCTGGATGGCGCCGATTTCCGCACGGGAAGCGTTCAGGGCGGTCATGGCGTTATCGATCAAATCCATGGAAGACTGGGCGTCCGCCAAAGAGTCCAGAGCCACGCCAACCACGGACAAGCCCGTGGAATCCACGGAATCCAGTTGAAAATTGATACGATAGTCTCCGCTGTTCTGCTCACCAA contains these protein-coding regions:
- a CDS encoding flagellin, with the protein product GEQNSGDYRINFQLDSVDSTGLSVVGVALDSLADAQSSMDLIDNAMTALNASRAEIGAIQNRLDYTYANLNIAIENNTAAMSVIQDVDMAMEMTTFTKNQILMQSGTAMLAQANSAPQNILSLIG